In Cicer arietinum cultivar CDC Frontier isolate Library 1 chromosome 1, Cicar.CDCFrontier_v2.0, whole genome shotgun sequence, one DNA window encodes the following:
- the LOC101490110 gene encoding sodium/calcium exchanger NCL-like, translating to MRKIAKAPCFILFLYVVALHVQCRSLYTKLISNGVDDVQLEVESNEKGVVEFESSDSGEYCKQMYGFLPCSNNIFGHLFLILVYEYLLFHGESYLAAGGEQIFKILGPGVFGASVFDILGALPESLILVVTGLSSDKESAQEYASTGVGLLAGSSILLLTLVWGTCVIVGKQNLKNDSYSSTRTIKQSLIGYGITMDVDTRKMARIMVFSVIPLLIMQMPTLLHFSSTPRNVTLMISLIIAVTFLISYFIYQIFKPQIEKTRLEYIKHDDLILRIFQRVEKQTLQKILAEDGTPNVTAISGLYNEFSQHGGKHLLASEVRELLLGNNLTNTNNRHVKSF from the exons atgagaaagaTTGCAAAAGCACCATGCTTCATTCTCTTTCTTTATGTAGTAGCACTTCATGTTCAATGCCGTTCTCTTTACACAAAATTGATTTCTAATGGAGTTGATGATGTTCAATTAGAAGTAGAATCTAATGAAAAAGGGGTTGTTGAATTTGAATCATCTGATTCAGGGGAGTATTGTAAGCAAATGTATGGTTTCTTACCATgctctaataatatttttggtcacCTATTTCTTATTTTGGTTTATGAGTACTTGTTGTTCCATGGAGAATCATATTTGGCTGCTGGAGGTGAACAAATCTTTAAGATTCTTGGTCCAGGTGTCTTTGGTGCTAGTGTTTTTGATATTCTTGGTGCCCTTCCTGAGTCCTTAATTCTTGTTG TTACTGGACTTTCCAGTGATAAGGAAAGTGCACAAGAATATGCTTCCACTGGAGTTGGTTTGTTAGCTGGATCATCCATTTTGCTTCTCACACTTGTGTGGGGTACCTGTGTTATTGTTGGCAAGCAAAACTTGAAAAATGACTCATATTCATCAACAAGAACCATAAAACAATCTTTGATTG GTTATGGCATTACTATGGATGTAGACACAAGAAAGATGGCAAGAATAATGGTTTTCTCTGTTATACCACTCCTAATAATGCAAATGCCTACATTGTTGCATTTCTCTTCCACACCACGCAATGTTACCTTGATGATTTCTCTCATCATTGCTGTCACTTTTCTCATCTCATATTTCATTTATCAG ATCTTTAAACCTCAAATAGAGAAAACAAGACTAGAATACATAAAACATGATGATTTAATATTAAGAATTTTTCAACGTGTTGAAAAGCAAACTCTTCAAAAAATCCTAGCTGAGGATGGAACTCCCAATGTAACTGCCATAAGTGG ATTATACAATGAATTCAGTCAACATGGAGGAAAGCATTTATTAGCTTCTGAAGTAAGAGAGCTTCTGCTTGGGAACAATTTAACCAACACAAATAACAGACATGTtaaaagtttttga
- the LOC140918601 gene encoding sodium/calcium exchanger NCL1-like, whose product MYQTFIKPWIEHVRKERELKGHLISGVLNHAQNDMVGRMLKDDGTPDKDAIKRLFEEVDSNSDKHVSRIELEKVVKDIQFGKVVDAEEAVTKLLQDLDVNRDDEISENEFVDGFTKWIHSNSNKTASSKSSSHGTHQTWEDVEKVMEENQSKGVSAWLEAIAYVVLGITMLSLLAEPLIASVQKFSEYAGISSFFVSFILVPLATNFREATSAIKEASHKKSSNTSHTMYEIYGAVFMNNILGFVVISILIYMRDIAWEFSADVLVVAIVCIVMGLAATFRNTFPLWTSFPAYLLYLLSLLLVFVLKDVLNYV is encoded by the exons ATGTATCAG ACATTTATCAAGCCGTGGATCGAACACGTACGAAAAGAACGCGAATTGAAGGGACATCTTATTTCTGGAGTCTTAAATCATGCTCAGAATGATATGGTTGGTAGGATGCTCAAAGATGATGGCACACCTGATAAAGATGCTATCAAAAG GTTGTTTGAGGAAGTTGATAGCAATAGTGATAAACATGTTTCGAGAATTGAGTTAGAGAAAGTAGTGAAGGATATTCAGTTTGGTAAGGTTGTAGATGCAGAGGAAGCAGTGACAAAACTCCTTCAAGATCTTGATGTCAATAGAGACGATGAAATTAGTGAGAATGAATTTGTTGATGGCTTCACCAAATGGATAcactcaaattcaaataaaactgcTAGCTCTAAATCTTCATCTCATGGAACTCATCAA ACATGGGAAGATGTTGAGAAGGTAATGGAAGAGAATCAATCAAAAGGGGTGTCTGCATGGTTAGAAGCTATAGCATATGTGGTGTTGGGAATTACTATGCTTTCACTTCTTGCTGAGCCCTTAATAGCAAGTGTCCAAAAATTCTCTGAATATGCAGGAATTTCATCATTTTTTGTCTCATTTATTTTAGTACCTTTAGCTACAAATTTTAGAGAAGCAACCTCAGCAATCAAAGAAGCTAGCCACAAGAAAAGTAGCAACACTTCTCACACAATGTATGAG ATTTATGGAGCAGTGTTCATGAACAACATTCTTGGGTTTGTGGTGATCTCAATTCTTATATACATGAGAGATATCGCATGGGAATTTTCAGCTGATGTATTGGTGGTAGCAATTGTTTGTATTGTGATGGGCCTTGCTGCTACTTTTCGCAACACTTTTCCTCTTTGGACATCTTTCCCTGCATACCTCTTGTACCTATTATCATTGCTTTTGGTTTTTGTTCTTAAAGATGTTCTCAATTATGTTTAG
- the LOC101507013 gene encoding basic leucine zipper 34-like, with product MAQLPPKIPTIPQNWPYFPHQRVSSTTMSNITSTTTTTTTNTHHDDNQSSWIDEFLDFSSARRGSHRRSASDSIAFLETSFLEEDCRSGGAGGGGGGGFDGLDDDQLISMFSDNVPGVVSFMPPPMSSTSNPSSPSSDQNSNNNEEKPMAMVLDSSPSQEHYHHEVKPKDEAVEDESSCKIEAEAAQPSSAATITCTETVVDPKRVKRILANRQSAQRSRVRKLQYISELERSVTSLQTEVSALSPRVAFLDHQRLILNVDNSALKQRIAALAQDKLFKDAHQEALKKEIERLRQIYHQQSIHKMGNSNNNNGPSLQSTQTSQPQQQNSNFHQHLGCKDKEQLLS from the exons ATGGCACAGTTACCTCCTAAAATACCAACCATACCCCAAAATTGGCCATATTTTCCACACCAAAGGGTATCATCAACCACAATGTCAAACATCACCTCCACAACCACCACCACAACAACCAATACTCATCATGATGATAATCAATCATCATGGATTGACGAATTCCTCGATTTCTCCTCGGCAAGGCGAGGGAGTCACAGACGCTCTGCCAGTGACTCTATTGCCTTCCTCGAGACATCATTTCTCGAGGAAGATTGCAGGAGTGGTGGAgctggtggtggtggtggtggaggtTTTGATGGACTAGACGACGACCAACTAATTTCCATGTTTTCTGACAATGTTCCTGGTGTCGTCTCGTTTATGCCTCCACCGATGTCATCAACCTCTAACCCATCTTCGCCGTCGTCCGACCAAAATAGCAATAACAATGAAGAGAAACCAATGGCAATGGTGTTGGATTCTTCACCAAGTCAAGAACATTATCATCATGAGGTGAAGCCTAAGGATGAAGCCGTTGAAGATGAAAGCTCGTGTAAGATTGAAGCAGAGGCAGCGCAGCCATCCTCCGCCGCAACCATCACCTGCACTGAAACCGTTGTTGATCCCAAGAGGGTCAAAAG AATTTTGGCTAACCGGCAATCAGCTCAGAGGTCAAGGGTGAGAAAGCTACAATATATTTCTGAGCTTGAAAGGAGTGTAACATCTTTGCAG aCGGAGGTTTCAGCATTGTCACCAAGAGTAGCATTCTTGGACCATCAACGTTTGATTCTTAATGTCGACAACAGTGCCTTGAAGCAACGGATTGCAGCATTGGCTCAGGACAAGCTTTTCAAAGACG cTCATCAAGAAGCactaaagaaggaaatagaaaggctAAGACAAATCTATCACCAACAAAGCATACACAAGATGGGTAATTCAAATAATAACAATGGTCCTTCTCTTCAATCTACacaaacatcacaaccacaacaacaaaactCAAATTTCCATCAACACTTGGGATGCAAAGACAAGGAGCAACTCCTTAGTTAA